The following are encoded together in the Cheilinus undulatus linkage group 3, ASM1832078v1, whole genome shotgun sequence genome:
- the glrx gene encoding glutaredoxin-1 produces MAQEFVQAKIKGDKVVLFIKPTCSFCIKAKDVLSKYKFKPGHLEFIDISARTDMGKLQDYFLELTGARTVPRVFIGEECVGGGSDVEALHNSGKLEGMLQSIGALQ; encoded by the exons ATGGCGCAGGAGTTTGTTCAAGCTAAGATTAAAGGTGACAAAGTGGTGCTGTTTATCAAGCCCACCTGCTCGTTCTGCATCAAGGCCAAAGACGTTTTGTCAAAATACAAATTCAAGCCCGGACATCTGGAGTTCATTGATATCAGCGCACGGACCGACATGGGCAAATTACAAGACTACTTCCTGGAGCTCACTGGAGCCCGCACG GTCCCACGGGTGTTCATCGGTGAAGAATGTGTTGGAGGCGGCAGCGATGTTGAGGCCCTGCATAACAGTGGTAAACTAGAGGGTATGCTGCAGTCCATAGGAGCCCTGCAGTGA